In Neokomagataea tanensis, one genomic interval encodes:
- a CDS encoding shikimate dehydrogenase → MSVEYKITGETRLAGVMGWPVEHSRSPLMHNYWCQTHGVNGAYVPLPTPPDEFETALKGLRAAGFRGVNVTIPHKEAAMAACDRLTDTARRAGAVNTVIFSPEEIVGDCTDGSGFCENLVAHGVTPQGRALILGAGGAARAVAAALLDCGCEVLIANRTLARAEALVQALEGGEAIAWHAWPALLSDCSLLINATALGMKGASPDWSTLLHHAGPSLAVADIVYTPRDTPLLQAAEAKGLKTVDGLGMLIQQARVGFEAWFGVKPEVDDAVFELLAASLR, encoded by the coding sequence ATGAGCGTTGAGTACAAAATTACGGGTGAGACACGTCTGGCCGGAGTAATGGGATGGCCGGTTGAGCACTCACGCTCCCCTCTTATGCATAATTACTGGTGCCAAACACATGGGGTAAACGGTGCTTATGTGCCGTTGCCTACGCCGCCTGACGAATTTGAAACGGCTCTAAAAGGTTTGAGAGCGGCCGGTTTCCGAGGAGTTAACGTAACGATTCCGCATAAAGAGGCAGCGATGGCAGCGTGTGACCGGTTGACGGACACCGCACGTCGTGCCGGGGCGGTCAACACCGTTATTTTCTCTCCGGAGGAAATTGTTGGAGATTGCACTGACGGAAGTGGATTCTGTGAAAATCTTGTTGCCCATGGAGTAACCCCGCAAGGACGCGCATTAATTTTAGGTGCAGGTGGAGCCGCGCGCGCCGTTGCTGCTGCGTTGCTGGACTGTGGCTGTGAAGTACTCATTGCTAATCGGACCTTAGCTCGTGCTGAGGCTTTGGTGCAGGCTTTGGAGGGAGGCGAGGCTATTGCGTGGCATGCTTGGCCAGCTCTGCTGTCAGACTGTTCTTTGCTTATCAATGCAACGGCGCTCGGTATGAAAGGTGCATCACCCGATTGGTCTACTTTATTGCATCATGCAGGGCCATCGCTCGCTGTTGCAGATATTGTTTACACCCCGCGCGACACACCACTGCTGCAGGCGGCCGAGGCTAAGGGTCTTAAAACAGTTGATGGCCTTGGCATGCTTATTCAGCAAGCCCGGGTTGGGTTTGAAGCGTGGTTTGGCGTAAAGCCGGAAGTGGACGATGCCGTTTTTGAGCTTTTGGCGGCTAGTCTGCGTTAA
- a CDS encoding TlpA family protein disulfide reductase, with product MSSNPINRRSFWGGLASLGVTAVLTLAVLGGGRLTGAAHAEQQDLPEPLQSLTISAPSRDPVALVLKGVDGRQLSLDAYRGKPFVLHVWATWCGPCKEELPKLNSFLSKHPDAPIVPAAISSGDAAKVSAFLAKAGNTSVPAWTVEQGAFTKWFKSLEIPVTVLIDGKGYVRAFSKGELDWGAPDADAQLTKLLAATHS from the coding sequence TTGTCGTCAAATCCGATTAATAGACGCAGTTTTTGGGGTGGGTTAGCCAGCCTAGGGGTGACCGCCGTTTTGACGCTCGCCGTTCTGGGGGGCGGGCGCTTGACTGGTGCGGCGCACGCAGAGCAGCAAGATCTGCCCGAGCCACTGCAAAGTCTCACCATAAGCGCGCCGAGCCGAGATCCTGTGGCGTTGGTCCTTAAAGGTGTTGATGGGCGCCAGTTATCGCTAGACGCATATCGTGGAAAGCCATTTGTCCTGCACGTTTGGGCTACATGGTGCGGCCCCTGCAAGGAGGAACTGCCGAAATTAAACAGTTTCTTGTCGAAGCACCCGGATGCTCCCATTGTGCCAGCTGCAATTAGCAGTGGAGATGCGGCAAAGGTGTCTGCTTTCTTGGCCAAGGCAGGCAACACATCCGTTCCGGCGTGGACGGTAGAGCAAGGTGCTTTCACGAAGTGGTTTAAATCATTGGAAATTCCCGTTACGGTTTTGATCGATGGGAAAGGCTATGTCCGGGCTTTTTCTAAAGGTGAGCTTGATTGGGGTGCGCCAGATGCCGATGCGCAGCTGACTAAACTCCTCGCAGCCACACATTCGTGA
- the dnaQ gene encoding DNA polymerase III subunit epsilon, translating to MTRSILFDTETTGFDPDTGDRIIEIAALELVDDLPTGEQYHVLIDPERDIPPEATKVHGFRIEDLQGKPKFADIADGFLAFIGDSRMIAHNAPFDFKFVNAELAKSGRAILDYETRAVDTVLMARKKYPGMPASLDALCRRFNIDLSERGTHNALLDCRLLAEVYVELMGGRQRGLGLSGPSRGRSGQAGGEYLKRRVPRPMAPPSEDECAAHAAFLAKMKDPIWNRSSSEGEA from the coding sequence ATGACACGATCTATTCTCTTCGATACGGAAACGACAGGCTTTGACCCGGATACTGGTGATAGAATTATCGAAATTGCCGCGTTGGAGTTGGTCGACGACTTGCCGACGGGAGAGCAGTATCATGTGCTGATCGACCCCGAGCGTGATATTCCGCCCGAGGCAACAAAGGTCCATGGTTTTCGTATTGAGGACCTGCAGGGTAAGCCGAAATTCGCTGATATTGCGGATGGGTTTTTGGCGTTTATCGGCGATTCCCGGATGATCGCGCATAATGCGCCGTTCGATTTCAAGTTTGTTAATGCAGAACTTGCCAAGTCAGGCCGGGCAATTTTGGATTATGAGACGCGTGCGGTTGATACCGTATTGATGGCTCGTAAAAAGTACCCTGGTATGCCGGCCAGTCTGGATGCGTTGTGCCGACGCTTTAATATCGATTTGTCTGAACGCGGCACGCATAATGCTTTGTTGGATTGCCGTCTTTTGGCAGAGGTTTATGTCGAGCTCATGGGGGGGCGGCAGCGAGGATTGGGGCTATCAGGCCCTTCCCGTGGGCGTTCAGGGCAGGCGGGTGGTGAGTACCTCAAGCGGCGTGTACCACGTCCAATGGCCCCGCCAAGCGAAGATGAGTGTGCAGCGCATGCAGCCTTTTTAGCCAAAATGAAGGACCCGATCTGGAATCGTTCGTCTAGTGAGGGTGAGGCGTGA
- the asnB gene encoding asparagine synthase (glutamine-hydrolyzing) — protein sequence MCGIAGLSCRPGFKPDQAALDRMSAALRHRGPDGEGRLDLAGAALRHRRLAIVDIAGGKQPFQHGQAALIANGEIYNDPALRAGFTNGVFQTSSDCEPPLHMWLRDGTGYTAELRGMYAIAAVENQHGAHEMLLSRDPFGIKPLYIAEFEGGVAFASEAQALLAGGFGQRRLRSAARDELLQLQFTTGPKTVFPGIRRVLPGETLRIVDGRIVESRKRDPLVEAETQPVGALTDAQALARLDAALTDSVSAHMRADVPLGLFLSGGIDSSALLAAAHRLGLPRLQAWTARFETGTSASVADETAHAAALAEVVGAEHHVLSITSDMVWQDLPKIVAAMDDPTADYAIIPTWFLAQEARKAVTVLLSGEGGDELFAGYGRYRRALRPWWRGGRGTWRSGTFGRSLGRPGIARARPWRTGLAALELSQRRSGLGAVQAIDVAEWLPNDLLLKLDRCLMAHSVEGRTPLLDPVVARAIWPLPDHFKIRDGQGKWLLRQWLQDALPQSRPFAPKQGFTVPVGAWIEAEASRLWPLVARNPAVAAVFEESRVRRIFETASRRGHARQAWTLLFLALWYRHHIEGRDCSANTFDVLA from the coding sequence ATGTGCGGGATTGCTGGCCTTTCCTGCCGCCCTGGTTTCAAACCCGATCAGGCTGCATTGGACCGGATGTCCGCAGCGTTACGGCATCGTGGCCCCGATGGAGAGGGGCGGTTGGATTTGGCAGGGGCTGCTTTAAGGCACAGGCGCCTTGCTATTGTAGATATTGCTGGCGGGAAACAACCTTTCCAGCACGGGCAGGCAGCCTTGATTGCCAATGGAGAAATCTACAACGATCCTGCGCTGCGTGCAGGATTTACCAATGGGGTTTTTCAAACCAGTAGTGATTGTGAGCCACCGCTGCATATGTGGCTGCGGGATGGCACCGGTTACACAGCAGAATTACGGGGCATGTATGCTATTGCCGCTGTTGAGAACCAACACGGGGCGCATGAGATGCTGCTCTCCCGCGACCCGTTTGGCATCAAACCGCTTTATATTGCTGAGTTTGAGGGGGGAGTGGCTTTTGCTTCGGAGGCTCAGGCTTTGCTTGCGGGGGGCTTTGGCCAGCGCAGGTTGAGAAGTGCCGCACGCGATGAATTGCTGCAATTACAGTTCACGACCGGCCCTAAGACTGTGTTCCCCGGAATAAGGCGAGTACTCCCGGGTGAGACGCTCCGCATTGTTGATGGGCGTATCGTTGAATCGCGTAAGCGCGATCCTTTAGTCGAGGCTGAGACGCAGCCTGTCGGTGCGCTCACGGATGCTCAAGCATTGGCACGTTTAGACGCGGCGTTGACGGATAGTGTATCGGCACATATGCGGGCCGATGTCCCGTTAGGGCTATTTTTATCAGGTGGCATTGATAGTTCGGCGTTATTAGCGGCAGCCCATCGCCTTGGGCTACCGCGCCTGCAAGCTTGGACAGCGCGATTTGAGACAGGGACTTCTGCCTCTGTCGCGGATGAAACTGCGCATGCTGCTGCCTTAGCGGAGGTTGTCGGCGCTGAGCATCATGTTTTAAGCATCACCTCTGACATGGTGTGGCAGGATTTACCCAAAATCGTCGCTGCCATGGACGACCCAACCGCAGATTATGCAATCATACCGACGTGGTTCCTTGCGCAGGAAGCACGAAAAGCCGTCACGGTTCTTCTAAGTGGAGAAGGTGGGGACGAGCTTTTTGCTGGTTACGGGCGCTACCGTAGAGCGCTTCGCCCGTGGTGGCGGGGCGGACGTGGCACTTGGCGCTCCGGCACATTTGGCCGCAGCTTGGGCCGACCGGGTATAGCACGCGCTAGGCCGTGGCGTACTGGCCTTGCCGCCCTTGAATTGTCTCAGCGCCGGTCTGGGCTGGGTGCCGTGCAAGCCATTGATGTTGCAGAATGGCTGCCAAATGATCTGTTGCTCAAGCTGGACCGCTGCTTGATGGCACATTCGGTTGAAGGACGCACACCGTTGCTTGACCCCGTGGTTGCGCGGGCAATCTGGCCTCTGCCGGATCACTTTAAAATCCGGGACGGTCAAGGAAAATGGTTGCTACGCCAGTGGCTGCAAGACGCGTTACCGCAATCAAGGCCATTCGCGCCCAAGCAAGGGTTTACTGTGCCAGTCGGCGCGTGGATTGAAGCAGAAGCGTCACGTTTATGGCCATTGGTTGCCCGTAATCCTGCCGTAGCCGCCGTGTTTGAAGAAAGCAGGGTTCGTCGTATTTTTGAGACAGCAAGCCGCAGAGGTCATGCGCGACAAGCGTGGACATTGCTCTTCTTGGCGCTTTGGTACCGTCATCATATCGAGGGCCGTGATTGCTCGGCCAATACTTTCGACGTTTTAGCGTAA
- a CDS encoding N-formylglutamate amidohydrolase, whose translation MSLYNTLRRGAFLTEGDPHPVRYFAEEVCSPFVLVSDHAGRAVPSALGRLGIPEAEHERHIAYDIGIQGVGRRLRPALGAALIEQCYSRLVIDCNRSPGHPTSVPPVSDGTQIPANQALSEHERRVREDAILHPYHAVITAELDARTERPTALIALHSFTPVMQGVRRPWHAGVLFNRDSRLSHIVAGLLRAEGLCVGENEPYVLTDTSDYTVPLHAEARGLPYLEIEIRQDLIADEGGQIEWAERLARLLPQAWRALSI comes from the coding sequence ATGTCTTTATATAACACCTTGCGCCGTGGAGCCTTCCTTACAGAGGGTGATCCCCACCCCGTGCGCTATTTTGCTGAAGAAGTGTGCTCGCCTTTTGTGTTGGTGAGTGATCACGCCGGGCGTGCTGTACCTTCGGCATTAGGCAGGCTGGGCATCCCGGAGGCCGAGCACGAACGGCATATCGCCTACGATATTGGTATACAGGGTGTAGGGCGCCGGTTACGGCCCGCTCTCGGAGCGGCTCTCATAGAGCAATGCTATTCACGCTTGGTGATTGACTGCAATAGGTCACCGGGGCATCCGACTTCTGTTCCGCCTGTCAGTGACGGAACGCAGATACCAGCGAACCAAGCCTTGTCCGAGCATGAACGGCGTGTGCGGGAAGACGCAATATTGCACCCTTATCATGCGGTGATTACCGCTGAGTTGGATGCTCGTACCGAGCGGCCCACAGCGCTTATTGCGCTGCACAGCTTCACGCCTGTGATGCAGGGTGTGCGGCGTCCGTGGCATGCTGGTGTTTTGTTTAACCGAGATTCCCGTTTGTCACATATTGTGGCCGGTTTGCTGCGCGCAGAGGGCTTGTGTGTTGGCGAGAACGAACCCTACGTTTTGACGGATACGTCAGACTACACCGTGCCACTCCATGCAGAAGCGCGGGGATTGCCGTATCTGGAAATCGAAATCCGGCAAGACTTAATTGCTGATGAGGGTGGGCAAATCGAGTGGGCTGAACGATTGGCGCGCCTGCTGCCGCAAGCATGGAGGGCACTAAGCATATGA
- a CDS encoding TlpA disulfide reductase family protein has translation MIISRRNLMSWGAGFAGAGALGAGHLVRAADKATAADDASPFRVESFGRLAQPKKLPDLSVQNEQGEAVPLTHWVGRPFILHFWATWCGPCKFELPSVDATAKALGSDGPAIVAVGVRKSTIPKIRAFYDAHGINTLPVLVDPDSQALTASADVPAALASLRQTSPDYKIPDEKAQSIAQLAVPRSLVVNAKGEIVAISVGNMDWSPEAVRRTVAALVG, from the coding sequence ATGATTATTTCACGCCGAAATTTAATGTCGTGGGGTGCTGGATTTGCTGGGGCCGGTGCTCTCGGTGCGGGTCATTTGGTGCGTGCGGCAGATAAAGCTACAGCTGCGGACGACGCCTCGCCCTTCCGTGTTGAATCGTTTGGCCGCCTGGCTCAGCCTAAAAAACTACCTGATTTATCCGTCCAAAATGAGCAAGGCGAGGCTGTGCCCCTGACGCATTGGGTGGGGCGGCCGTTTATCTTGCATTTTTGGGCAACGTGGTGTGGACCGTGCAAGTTCGAACTGCCGTCTGTTGATGCTACGGCCAAGGCTCTAGGCTCTGACGGTCCGGCCATTGTTGCTGTTGGGGTACGCAAAAGTACTATTCCAAAGATCAGGGCGTTTTATGACGCGCACGGCATCAACACCCTACCCGTTCTGGTTGACCCTGACTCCCAAGCGTTAACGGCGAGTGCAGATGTTCCTGCCGCGTTGGCCTCTTTGCGTCAGACAAGTCCGGATTATAAAATTCCGGATGAAAAAGCGCAGAGCATTGCTCAGCTTGCGGTTCCCCGCTCCTTGGTGGTGAATGCAAAAGGCGAGATTGTTGCTATTTCTGTTGGGAATATGGACTGGTCCCCAGAAGCTGTCCGCCGTACTGTGGCCGCTCTTGTAGGCTAA
- a CDS encoding glycosyltransferase: MVDTRRYGIFRVFGCVRHARLYELCFASSCGACYGRFRAWGAELFFERLAIAQHIAGRPTHALIRTEPGREARLREAGVPTQCFRFGGPLDFWTRQKLRRSLNQIKPDVVVAWMSRAAQKLPEGPWRTAGRLGGYYDLANYRSCTDLIGNTRGLARWMVEQGWDKDKVHYLPNFATDFAPVAPKRPSFLAKEIPFALALGRLHKNKAFDVLIRAMRHLPGRHVVIAGEGPERSALEDLARREGVSDRVHMPGWVAQTGPWLRACTLLVCPSRIEPLGNVVIEALSAQVPVVASAIQGPQEILAGTEDGLLAQVEDDHALAAHMGQIFDDTHLAEKLAANGRARFEREFAEGVVMEQWSNFLGPAGTNFPRDISDVSRVSR; the protein is encoded by the coding sequence ATGGTCGATACAAGGAGATATGGTATCTTCCGTGTTTTCGGCTGTGTCCGACATGCCCGCCTCTATGAACTCTGTTTCGCCAGCTCGTGTGGCGCATGTTATGGCAGGTTCCGCGCGTGGGGGGCCGAGCTGTTCTTTGAACGGCTGGCGATTGCTCAGCATATCGCGGGGCGCCCAACTCACGCTCTGATCCGGACCGAGCCGGGACGTGAGGCGCGTCTGCGTGAAGCGGGGGTGCCGACGCAATGCTTTCGATTTGGCGGGCCGCTAGATTTTTGGACACGCCAAAAGCTTAGGCGCTCTCTTAATCAGATCAAACCTGATGTTGTCGTGGCGTGGATGAGTCGTGCGGCGCAGAAATTGCCTGAGGGGCCGTGGCGCACGGCGGGGCGGCTCGGGGGATATTACGATCTCGCCAATTATCGTAGTTGCACGGACTTAATTGGCAACACTCGCGGTTTGGCGCGTTGGATGGTTGAGCAGGGTTGGGACAAGGATAAGGTTCATTATCTCCCAAATTTTGCAACCGACTTTGCTCCAGTTGCGCCAAAGCGCCCGTCATTTTTGGCAAAAGAGATACCCTTTGCATTAGCACTGGGACGCCTGCACAAGAACAAAGCCTTCGATGTGTTGATCCGTGCAATGCGGCATTTGCCGGGTCGTCATGTGGTCATTGCTGGTGAAGGGCCAGAGCGCTCGGCGCTTGAGGATCTAGCACGGCGCGAAGGCGTTTCAGATCGTGTGCATATGCCGGGTTGGGTAGCGCAAACCGGACCATGGCTGCGCGCATGCACGCTGCTTGTCTGCCCTTCACGCATAGAGCCTTTAGGGAATGTCGTGATTGAGGCGTTGTCCGCGCAGGTGCCCGTTGTTGCAAGCGCTATTCAGGGACCACAGGAAATTCTGGCAGGTACGGAAGATGGGCTTCTGGCGCAGGTAGAGGATGATCATGCTTTGGCTGCACACATGGGTCAAATTTTCGACGATACCCACCTAGCAGAAAAATTAGCAGCAAACGGGCGCGCACGCTTCGAACGGGAATTTGCTGAGGGTGTGGTAATGGAGCAATGGTCTAATTTTTTGGGCCCTGCGGGGACTAACTTCCCCCGAGATATTTCTGACGTTTCGAGAGTATCGCGCTAA
- a CDS encoding SDR family oxidoreductase — protein MVTSRDLFSLSGKRALITGASRGIGLTLARGLAEAGAEVVLNGRNAAALEAAQAELAKDGLAVKTAVFDVTDQADVKAGIERVEGSLGPLDIVINNAGIQRRGPLENFERADWDALITTNLNAVFFVGQAAAQHMIPRGRGKIINICSVQSELARPGIAPYTATKGAVKNLTRGMATDWARHGLQINGIAPGYFATEMNDALVKNAEFTDWLCKRTPAGRWGKVEELVGAAVFLSSDASSFVNGHVLMVDGGITVSV, from the coding sequence ATGGTTACGTCGCGTGATTTGTTTTCGCTTTCCGGAAAGCGTGCTTTGATCACCGGGGCTTCACGTGGGATTGGGCTTACCCTGGCGCGTGGTTTGGCTGAAGCTGGAGCAGAGGTCGTGCTCAATGGCAGGAATGCTGCAGCACTTGAAGCGGCTCAGGCGGAATTGGCTAAAGATGGGCTGGCTGTGAAAACAGCTGTCTTTGATGTGACAGACCAAGCCGACGTAAAAGCGGGAATTGAGCGCGTTGAGGGTAGCCTTGGTCCGCTGGATATTGTGATTAACAACGCAGGCATCCAAAGGCGCGGCCCGTTGGAGAACTTTGAACGGGCGGATTGGGATGCGCTTATTACAACTAATCTAAATGCCGTGTTTTTTGTGGGGCAAGCTGCTGCACAGCATATGATTCCGCGTGGGCGTGGAAAAATTATCAATATTTGCTCAGTGCAGAGTGAACTCGCCCGGCCCGGCATAGCGCCGTACACAGCCACCAAGGGTGCAGTCAAAAATTTGACGCGTGGTATGGCGACAGATTGGGCGCGGCATGGCTTGCAAATTAACGGTATTGCTCCGGGGTATTTTGCTACAGAAATGAACGATGCTTTGGTGAAGAATGCGGAGTTTACGGATTGGCTTTGCAAACGCACGCCTGCTGGTCGCTGGGGCAAAGTGGAAGAATTGGTGGGAGCTGCGGTTTTTCTTTCTTCAGACGCATCCAGTTTTGTGAACGGCCACGTGCTGATGGTTGACGGCGGTATTACGGTTTCCGTCTAG
- a CDS encoding glycosyltransferase family 9 protein, with product MKILFITANRLGDAVISTGVLAAFMERFPQARFTVVCGPVAAGLFQPNPQVERVIVLEKRKYDRHWIDLWRQCVKTRWARVVDLRGSLISLTLWAGRRHIVRGGRRPGRRVAQLGSALGFEPTPMPRLWHTPEQCAKAEALLPSGKILALAPTANWDGKIWPAERFVAVAEALRQKGLRPAVFYGPGEAERKRAQPVLDALPDAYDLGGDHSLGLVGAVLKRCTLFVGNDSGLMHLSAAAGTATLGLFGPSKQSEYAPAGRAAFAISAPGPEGAAPIEGLSVEMVVEVAFDILGKALLPE from the coding sequence GTGAAGATTCTTTTTATTACGGCAAACCGGCTTGGTGATGCCGTAATTTCTACGGGTGTGTTGGCCGCATTCATGGAGCGTTTTCCACAAGCACGCTTCACCGTAGTTTGTGGGCCTGTTGCTGCGGGTTTGTTTCAGCCCAATCCGCAGGTTGAGCGCGTTATTGTTTTGGAAAAACGTAAGTACGACCGGCATTGGATTGATCTGTGGCGTCAATGCGTAAAAACCCGTTGGGCGCGAGTGGTGGACCTGCGCGGCTCGTTGATCAGCCTGACTTTATGGGCGGGCAGGCGACATATTGTTCGAGGAGGGCGCCGACCGGGGCGCCGCGTTGCCCAATTAGGCAGTGCTCTAGGTTTTGAGCCAACGCCTATGCCACGTTTATGGCATACGCCTGAGCAGTGTGCGAAGGCAGAGGCGCTTTTGCCGTCCGGCAAAATTTTAGCGCTGGCACCGACTGCAAATTGGGACGGTAAAATCTGGCCAGCAGAACGCTTCGTAGCTGTGGCTGAAGCTCTACGCCAAAAAGGACTGCGGCCAGCAGTTTTCTATGGCCCCGGAGAGGCAGAGCGCAAGAGAGCACAACCTGTTCTAGATGCTTTGCCAGATGCGTATGACCTCGGGGGTGATCACAGTTTGGGGTTAGTTGGAGCAGTATTGAAGCGCTGTACGCTTTTTGTCGGTAATGACTCGGGTTTGATGCATTTATCTGCAGCAGCAGGGACTGCGACACTAGGTTTATTCGGGCCATCCAAGCAAAGCGAATATGCGCCCGCAGGAAGGGCTGCATTTGCGATCTCGGCGCCGGGACCAGAAGGTGCGGCACCGATAGAAGGCCTTTCTGTGGAGATGGTCGTTGAGGTTGCTTTTGATATTTTAGGCAAGGCCCTGCTGCCTGAATAA